One genomic window of Cricetulus griseus strain 17A/GY chromosome 3, alternate assembly CriGri-PICRH-1.0, whole genome shotgun sequence includes the following:
- the LOC100765759 gene encoding olfactory receptor 51G2 — protein sequence MSGSSNISSWPTFSFIGIPGLEAAHMWISIPFCLLYLVALGGNVLLLFLVRAEQNLHEPQFYFLAMLALTDLGLSLSTMPSVLAIFWFDIHDVGLDACLTQMFFIHTLSSVESGVLVAMAFDRLVAICAPLNYTRILTRHTVVCLSGAALIRGATLLAPLPFFLRTFPFCGSNILSHSYCYYPDMLNLACGDVTISSVYGLVCVLCTFAVDVIFIVVSYMKILGTVMKLGIQDRNWKSLQTCACHLCTVLVFYLPLISLAVLHRYTQETSPLLYTTMSNAYLLMTPLLNPLVYSLKSRQIQAALNKRFGVQRVVAGE from the coding sequence ATGTCAGGTTCGAGTAATATTTCCAGTTGGCCCACTTTTTCCTTCATTGGTATCCCTGGTCTAGAGGCTGCACATATGTGGATCTCCATCCCCTTCTGTCTCCTGTACCTGGTAGCACTTGGGGGCAatgttcttctcctcttcctagtTAGAGCAGAGCAAAACCTTCATGAACCccagttttattttttggctATGCTAGCCCTCACTGATCTAGGGCTTTCATTGTCAACAATGCCTAGTGTCTTGGCCATCTTCTGGTTTGATATCCACGATGTTGGTCTGGATGCCTGTCTGACTCAAATGTTCTTTATTCACACTCTCTCCTCCGTAGAATCAGGTGTTCTTGTGGCCATGGCTTTTGACCGCTTAGTTGCTATCTGCGCTCCACTAAACTATACAAGGATCCTGACCCGCCACACTGTTGTCTGCCTCAGTGGTGCTGCCCTCATACGAGGAGCCACATTATTGGCCCCTCTGCCTTTTTTTCTCAGGACATTTCCTTTCTGTGGGTCCAATATCCTCTCACACTCATACTGTTACTACCCAGACATGTTGAACTTGGCTTGTGGAGATGTCACAATCAGCAGTGTCTATGGATTGGTCTGTGTACTTTGCACATTCGCAGTGGATGTAATCTTCATCGTCGTTTCATACATGAAGATTTTGGGTACTGTGATGAAATTGGGAATCCAAGATCGAAATTGGAAATCCCTGCAAACCTGTGCCTGTCACCTCTGCACAGTGTTGGTGTTTTACTTGCCTCTCATCAGCCTTGCAGTACTGCATCGCTACACCCAGGAAACTTCTCCACTTCTCTACACCACCATGAGCAATGCCTACCTCCTCATGACCCCACTGCTAAATCCTTTGGTTTATAGTCTCAAATCCAGGCAGATCCAAGCTGCCCTGAATAAGCGATTTGGGGTGCAACGTGTTGTTGCTGGAGAATGA
- the LOC100765470 gene encoding olfactory receptor 51G2, with translation MLSVNSTKSVFCTFLVTGIPGLEDLYIWISIPFCAMFLITIVGNMTIIIVIWREQPLHVPMYLFLAMLAASDLGLSLFTFPTMLRIFLLAARELTTSACFTQMFFIHTFQDLESAIILAMAFDRYVAISCPLHYHSILTNTVIARIGLAIVVRTFTVQLPLPILLGRLNFCYSNVLSHSYCLHPDIIKLSCSNTRVNSIFGLFVVLSTMGLDFLLILLSYILILKTVLSMASHSGRLKSLNTCISHLCAVVLFFTPMICLSMLHRFGPRLPSYVYVTLANMHFLIPPVMNPIVYVMKTKQIRDKIKKLYTIKTTVKAHATSIS, from the coding sequence ATGCTTTCTGTCAACAGCACCAAATCTGTCTTCTGTACCTTCCTGGTTACAGGCATCCCAGGGCTGGAGGATCTTTACATCTGGATATCTATACCATTCTGTGCCATGTTCCTCATTACCATTGTGGGCAACATGACCATCATAATTGTGATCTGGCGGGAACAGCCTCTCCATGTTCCTATGTATCTTTTCTTGGCCATGTTAGCTGCCTCTGatctgggtctctctctctttacctTCCCCACTATGTTGAGGATCTTCTTGCTTGCTGCTAGAGAGTTGACCACCTCTGCTTGCTTCACCCAAATGTTCTTTATTCACACTTTCCAAGATCTTGAATCAGCTATCATTctggcaatggcctttgaccgctatgtggccatttcCTGCCCACTTCACTATCACTCCATTCTCACAAACACTGTGATTGCCAGAATAGGATTGGCTATTGTTGTACGAACCTTCACTGTGCAGCTGCCTTTGCCCATCCTCTTGGGGAGGCTGAACTTTTGTTACTCCAATGTACTTTCTCATTCCTACTGTTTGCATCCTGACATCATAAAGCTCTCCTGCTCCAACACTAGGGTCAACAGTATCTTTGGGCTATTTGTGGTGCTCTCCACCATGGGGCTTgacttcctcctcatcctcctctcatATATATTGATTCTGAAAACAGTACTGAGCATGGCTTCCCACAGTGGCCGCCTCAAGTCTCTCAACACCTGCATCTCTCACCTGTGTGCTGTGGTCCTCTTTTTCACACCCATGATCTGTTTATCCATGTTGCACCGTTTTGGCCCAAGGCTTCCCTCATATGTCTATGTGACTCTGGCCAACATGCACTTCCTAATTCCTCCTGTGATGAACCCAATTGTCTATGTGATGAAAACCAAGCAGATCCGAGACAAAATTAAGAAACTCTACACTATAAAAACAACAGTCAAAGCTCATGCCACATCTATATCATAA
- the LOC100766345 gene encoding olfactory receptor 51G2, which produces MEIRNSSWFQPPTLLLTGIPGLEDVQIWFSIPLCVMYLIALLGNCTILFVIKTTSILHEPQYIFLSMLAATDVGLSVSTLPTVLNVFLLNHREIEFHSCLTQMFFIHTFSSMESAILLAMAFDRFVAIRNPLHYTVILTSPRIIRMGLSAVVRGVVLMVPLPILLKRLPFCKGVILSHCYCYHPDIMKLACGPVKVNIIYGLSLVLCSFGVDSVFIVISYILILKTVLGIASGDGQLKALNTCVSHIFTVFIFYVPLIVLALIHRFGTFTSPLLHVTMANLFLFLTPVLNPLVYSLKTKQIRSAVCKVFKDRRSLLK; this is translated from the coding sequence ATGGAGATTAGAAATAGTAGCTGGTTCCAGCCACCTACCCTTCTTCTCACAGGCATCCCTGGGCTAGAAGATGTGCAGATATGGTTCTCTATCCCACTATGTGTCATGTACCTAATAGCCCTCCTAGGAAACTGCACCATCCTCTTTGTTATCAAAACCACCTCCATCCTGCATGAGCCTCAGTACATCTTCCTATCTATGCTGGCAGCTACAGATGTGGGTCTGTCTGTATCAACTCTGCCTACAGTACTGAATGTCTTCCTCCTAAATCACAGAGAAATTGAATTTCACTCCTGTTTGACACAGATGTTCTTCATCCATACTTTCTCTTCCATGGAGTCAGCCATTCTACTGGCCATGGCTTTTGACCGGTTTGTAGCTATTCGTAATCCATTACACTATACTGTGATTTTAACATCCCCTCGGATTATCAGAATGGGACTTTCAGCTGTTGTCAGGGGTGTGGTGTTAATGGTACCCTTACCCATTCTGCTAAAGCGATTGCCCTTCTGTAAGGGTGTCATTCTATCTCATTGCTACTGCTACCATCCTGATATTATGAAGCTGGCCTGTGGTCCTGTCAAAGTCAATATTATCTATGGATTGTCTCTAGTCCTCTGTTCCTTTGGAGTTGACTCTGTATTTATTGTCATCTCTTACATCTTGATTTTGAAAACAGTGCTGGGTATTGCCTCGGGTGATGGGCAGCTAAAGGCGCTCAACACCTGTGTCTCCCACATCTTTACTGTCTTTATATTTTACGTACCACTCATTGTTCTGGCCCTAATTCACAGGTTTGGCACATTTACATCTCCTCTTCTCCATGTTACTATGGCTAATCTCTTCCTCTTCTTGACTCCTGTCCTGAACCCCTTGGTTTACAGCTTAAAAACCAAACAGATAAGGTCTGCAGTGTGTAAAGTATTCAAAGATAGAAGAAGCTTGCTCAAATAG
- the LOC100766051 gene encoding olfactory receptor 51I1 has protein sequence MSEFNTTFQPSLFILTGLRGLMGARMWLGPLLSLMYITTMAGNCTVIYLVRTERSLQEPQYYFLSMLAGADIVLSFSTLFSVLKVFIFDLYEIAFDSCLAQLFFIHASSSMGSGILLAMAFDRFVAISQPLQYTTILTNSRVTKMGLAAFLRGVALMTPLPILLKRLPFCKGQMLSYSYCIHPNVMKLACGQVKINIFYGLVLVIFSFGVDFLLIAISYALIFQAVMGIASREGQMKALNTCLSHIFIVFIYYGPLLAITVMHRISHRSSPIAHAVLGNIYLFMPPMLNPIVYSLKTKQIRSALRKSLKIQTR, from the coding sequence ATGTCTGAATTCAATACCACATTTCAACCTTCTCTCTTCATCCTCACTGGTCTCAGAGGGCTGATGGGTGCCCGCATGTGGCTAGGACCACTCCTAAGCCTGATGTACATCACTACAATGGCAGGGAACTGTACTGTAATTTACTTAGTGAGGACAGAACGGAGTCTGCAGGAGCCTCAGTACTATTTTTTGTCTATGTTGGCGGGGGCTGACATTGTCTTGTCTTTCTCCAcacttttctctgttttaaaagtCTTTATCTTTGACCTCTATGAAATTGCATTTGATAGCTGCCTTGCTCAGCTCTTCTTCATCCATGCATCCTCCTCCATGGGCTCAGGAATTCTGTTGGCTATGGCTTTTGACCGCTTTGTGGCCATCAGTCAACCCCTGCAATACACCACAATACTTACAAACTCAAGAGTCACCAAGATGGGACTGGCAGCCTTTCTACGGGGTGTAGCGCTCATGACTCCCTTGCCTATTCTGCTCAAGAGGCTACCATTCTGCAAGGGGCAGATGCTGTCTTATTCCTACTGTATCCACCCAAATGTCATGAAACTAGCTTGTGGACAAGTCAAAATCAATATTTTCTATGGACTTGTTTTGGTTATATTTTCCTTTGGGGTAGATTTTCTGCTCATAGCCATTTCTTATGCTCTGATATTTCAAGCAGTCATGGGGATTGCTTCCAGAGAAGGTCAGATGAAGGCACTCAACACTTGTTTGTCTCAtatatttattgtctttatttactATGGCCCTTTGCTGGCAATAACAGTAATGCATCGAATCAGCCACAGAAGTTCTCCAATAGCACATGCAGTCCTAGGAAATATCTACCTCTTTATGCCCCCAATGCTCAACCCAATTGTGTATAGCCTGAAGACCAAGCAGATTCGTTCTGCCCTGAGAAAGTCTTTGAAGATCCAGACAAGATGA